GACTTTGAAGAGACAAATTACAGATTAAAAAAAGGGACAGGGGCACTATGGACAGGAAAATTTATTCTTCCGTCATGTATGCCGGCCGGAAATTATACAGTTAAAATCAGGTGCATAGACCAGTCCGCCAACCCTTCCAATGAACTGATACTTGAATTTGAATACCTGCCGCTTGGGTGTATAGAATCCGATTTCAGCTCTGTTGATTATAAGAGCACTATTGTAAAAGTGAATAAATGGGTTACAGGTAACAGTGTATTCGCTGTAAATGACGGATATCCGACAGTACGAAATGCAGGCAATATCCCGGTCAGGATAACAGTCACCCAGGACGATATGGACTTTGGAAAGGATTACAAAGGCCTCTGGAATGTACTGTTTGATACAAGAATGGGAAACAGCGGAACAGTAATTGATTACTTTCCCGGAGAGGATGTAATTATTCCGGAAAAACTGATGCCCTGCAGTACTGAATCGCTGGATTTCTCAATTCATATCCTGTCAGGATTTCCCGGAGACACCCATACAGGGACTATGATTCTTGGTTTTGAGGATGCAGTCTGATAATTCAGCCAAGTAATTAGAAGCCCAACCACATATTTTTCAGAAAAAATATAATATTTAAATAAACAGATCACCGGAATTCCGGTTTAAATGAATGGTATATTCCTTTACCGATTCTGATTAGAGGTGAATACCACCTCATTGAATAATAGTGACGTAGTTCAGCATTAAATTTATTTTTAAAGGGAAATAATTCCGGAGTGTCAGCTCCAATGATTTCATAGTAATCATAACCCTGACTACATGCCCATTCAATAGTATGCCACAATAATATTCCATTGAGATTAAGATTTCCAAACAACAGCCCGGGAGCACCAATCCAGGCATCAACCTTTTTTTTGTAATATGTGATCAAAACTCCGGTCAGAAACTGATCATCCTTTTTGGCGATAAACAGTTTGACATATCCACGGGAAAAATCATCATAAATATCATGAATATACTCCCTTGAAGTATGAATTCTCCCTCTTTTGACCATAAGATCAAATAGCTGATCAATATGCTCCTTTGAACCTTCCTCAATGACTATGCCTGCTTTCCGGGCTTTTTTAATCTCAGAACGTAAATTTATGTGAATATTTGTCCACACTACATCTTTTCCTTCTTTTAGGCTAAGGACATATGTGTGCCTTGGTACCACACTATAACCACTCCAGATAAACGATCTCGGATCATATGGGAAGGGAGACATATCAATTTTAATTACATCCGACATCAGATGATCCTTCATGAAACCATCCAGTACCTTCTGAAATACGATAAATTTAGAATATTTATTTCTGAGTTTTATATCATCATATTTCTTAATTACGGGGCCCAGATAACTGTTTTCAACCCCAACAGGAGGGGAAAATACAATATTAACTGACAGAAACTTATATACATACAGTGGAATCAGCCCGTATAACTCTGAACCTTCATAAGCCATTAAGCGGTATAGTACAGGATCAATACTGCCGGAAAAGACTTTAATTGAAGAATGCTCATTCATTTTTACAAGCCAGTCCCATGTATGATAGAGGGTACTATTATCAGAAGAAAAAACAAGATCATCCCAGGAATTTTTATCACCCTCATCTGCAACCTTTAATTCCATATTTAATACCTCAACCATAAACTAAATATCTTAAGACTGTATCAGAATTTTATCCCGCACAAAATAAGATGTATAAATGCATTTGATCTCATAATTCAGTAGGAATAACTATTGAATTCATGCAACACTTATCAAACCAAAAACCCCATAACATTTATAGCAGCCAACAAATATACTTCAGAACAGTACTTAACCAACAATTAATGATACATATTCCGTTACAGGGCGATTACATCTGTCACAACAGAACCCAATATGATTAATAACATAATATCTCCCTTCAGCCGGATTAACCGTCACTGAAAAAGGTTCTGAATCAGAACATATAGACAGAGAACTACATATCGGCATTGGGCCCTCCCCTTACAATAACAATATCTATTTCACCATCCGGTGAAGATCTAAAAAGAATATTGTCTGCAACATTAATGCCGGTTATGCATGCTGCTCCGGCTGCCGCAATAAGTACAGAAAACTGAAATATGATACAGAAAAATAAACTGTTACAATTCATTAAAACCCCCGGGTATTCATTTTTTGAATAGTCACAAAAATGTTATAAATCTAAGCCGGGCATAATTAAAAAAAGTAAATTGTTTCAATCCTGTAAAAGTCAAATTGAACGTAAAACAAGGGAAACAGATATTTCACAGGATTCTGTTATAGTGATTATGGGAGATTCTCCAAAACTTCAGAAGACGAAACATGAATAATCTCAGAGATTAATCAGTAGCCACATTTCTGCCTGATATCTTCACATATACGAACATTCTTTACTGCCTGATCCGGACTGACCGGAAATTCCTTACCAGACCTAACACAGTCAACAAAAGTGTTCAGTTCCACTTTTAAGGGTTCAACCTTGCTGACCATTACTTTCTCCACAATATTCTCCTGAATGTATTTATCAGCATCATGAGAATACCTTTCAGGTTTTTTATGAATATACACCTCCTGAGTCATATAATCTCCCTCTATAGTAAAATTTTCCTCTTCGATATAGACCATTCTGATCTTTTTTGAAGATTTCCGGCTCGTTGAGAGATATACAGGAAAACCGGGAAATTCAAATATTGCGCCGCATATATCACTGTTGCCGGAAGAGTAAAGATTGTAGGGACCCCTGAAGTGGCCATTATTGAATATTATATCAATATCATGAATCATTAAATCTTCAACAACACTACTTCCGTTTATCCTGATAGATGAAGGGTTATGTCTCTTCATTTCTACATAAAGAGGAGAATCAATAATTCTGGATATTTCATTAACAATCGGGTTAAACCGCTCAATATGTCCCACTCCAGCCACAATATCATCAGGAATTTCTGATAATAACTCTTCACCCTGCTTTGAAGTCTGACAGATCGGTTTTTCTATCAGCATACTGATACCAGCCCTGGCAACCTGTACTGCGGTCTCATAATGATACTGAGTAGAGACACAGATGCTCACAGCATCAACGTTTTTTAGCAGCTCATCAACTGAATCAACCACATTTATCCCGCATCCCTTTGCAATTCCGGATGACGCACTGCTGTTGACATCATACAAAAAAAGATCTCCGACTTCCTTCATCTCCGAATACACTCTCACATGATTCTTCCCCATAACGCCTGTTCCAATAACCCCTACATCCATTATAAATTACCTCAGTTTACTGAAATTAAATCTGTAACCAATTCTTCAGTGAGCACACTGGATCAGTTTTTCGTGACCTTTTACATTCCTGAAAAACCCGTTAAGAAAAAATATACTATTCTTTTCCAGAATATACCAAAATCTCCTGTATCTGAACAGTACTCTTAAATCCTGATTCTGAGAGGTTCAGATAATAAAATAAGATTATGCCATGCAGAGGCTTTCAGGATTGAACTGTGAATAAACTAAGAATTAATTTCTGTGCATAAGGTCTGAAAACCGCAATAATCTGATGAACTGGTATATTCGGCGAATATAAATAAATTCAGAACAACAAAACTTCCGTCATGACGTATAAATTCAGATTTTAAACTCTCAGGTGCAGAACTGCCTGAATTCTTCCTCATATCAAGGCAATCCAGAATTCTGCTCTCATCTCCGGATATGAAATCAAAAATATATTTCCCAGCCATCTCTGAAGGCTGATAACCCAAAACACCAATACAACCCGGATCGGCATATGTAATAAGCCCGTTATAATCAATATAGAAAATAATATTTTTGAATCCTCTAATCAGGGAATCGTATAAATTCTCAACTTTCTTAAGTCTGGACTGAATATTGGTAATATCAGTTATATCCCTTAAAAAAACTGCAATGCCAATATTCCCATCAATAGAAACAGTTTTTATAAAATTCGCCGTGAATTTCTTCACCGCATCATTTTTTATCACCGAAATTTCCTGATTATCAAATTCTGTTAAGATGTCAAAACCAAAATTCTCCCCGCACGGACTTAAAATATCAAAAACATATCTGCCATATATTTCATTTTCTTCTTTGCCCACAAGATCCAAAAAGGATCTGTTTCCAAAGACAATATTATAGTCCTGATCCAGAGTAATTATACAGTCTGAAAGGCAGTTTAAAATATCATTAATGGGAATTCTGCTTGAAGCTGAATATATCTTAGACTGACCGAATGTTATCATTTCAACATATCCGGAGATAAGCATGGTATCAAGGTAACGTGCAACCGTCATACGGTTCATTCCAATACCTTCGGATACTTTTTTTACAGTAAGACCTTCCGGATGCTGCTTCAGAAGAGTCAGTATTTCAGATACTGCAGAATCCCTGTTGCTCATTAAACTATTATAATAACAGTATCCTATAAAACCCATGCGTTTCTGTCAATCTTTAATGATAATATGGTCTCTGTTTCATAAGTGATATATGATAAATTATATCATTATCTTACCCTCACCAAAATACATACGGATTAAAAAAAATTAAAAAATATAACCCATCATCACAGAAAAGAGATATTCAGAGAATATTCAGAAAATAATACAGAAATGTAAAGATTATTGTGACCAGGCCAAATAACAGACAGAATTTCCAGAAAGAAACTTTTACTGCAATCTTTAGAAGAAGGTCCATAGAGATATATCCAAAGAAAAGTGATGAGGCAGATAATATCACCATTGACTGAAGAGGAATCCTGCTGATTGAATTAAAATCAATAAAAAGAATACCTGCGGTTGCAGGAACACTAAGCAGAAATGAGACCATTAATGCAGTCTCCTGATTCACCTTTCTGATGAGTAATGCAGTAACAGTAATTCCTGATCTTGAAATCCCCGGGATTACTGCAAAACCCTGTGCAATTCCGGTTAGAATTATATCACGGTTGCTTATATCATTAATATCCTTATCACCTTTTGAATCAGCGATTTTCATCAGAATTCCGGTCAGGACTAACATAAATCCGATAATCATAGTAAATAAAACCGGATTTACAAATGTTGAAAGATTCCGAAGTAGCAGGTACAAAGGAATTGCTGAAAATGCAGTAAAAAGTGTACCATAAAATATTACTGAACTGAGTTTAAGTTCAGAGAGAGGCGACATAAGAACAGAAAAAAATTCATCCCTATACTTAATTAATACTGCAAGCATAGTACCAAAATGAAGATAAAATGCATAAGAGAGAGCAGTCTGTGGATCAAGGTTCAGAACATTGAGCATATAAAGCATTGTCTGGGCTTCACTGCTCACAGGAAGCCACTCAAAAATACCCTGAATTACACCTGCAATTACAGCCTCAGAACCGTTCATTATATAATATGGATTCTCCTACTGGGATTAATAATTTTGTCACACATTAGTGAAGTGAAAACCTCTTCTATAAAGAAGATCTCCTGAATGAGATCAAAAATACCAGCAGTGCCAGATTAAATCCGGACAATAACAGGTAAAATGAAATACCGGCAAACTTCCTGCTGACAGCCGGATCATTTGCTCCTTCAGAACCCAATATATAATCAGACCGGAAATTATCAAAATAAATAACTGATATTTTTTTGTTTCCCAAGTTGATTTCAATAATATGGCTGCTGTTTCCGGAATCAGGGAAATATATACATCCGGAATTACTGACATCTTCACCTGTAATTTCTATGCCATCTATGATTACAGATTTCAACTCTCCACTCATACCACAAAAATTCATATACTTCCCGGAATTATCCTCATTAAACAGAAATAAATCAGAACCGTCCATACCAAGATATGAACCTCCAAAAAAGAGGTAATATTCATACGGGTTATCAGTCGATTTCCGGATGAAAACAATATCAGCATCCGTATTGTACCTGTCAAACACGCAGGAACCCTCCCCCGAATATATGTAATCAGTCTCTGAACCTGAGAACACTTTTACTGCACTGCCACTGCCACTGACCTTCAGTGTTTCTGCTGAATTTAAAACCTCATTTTCATAACCTGAATTTAGAAGGGTAATTCTGTTAAAATCTTCAGAACTTGGGCTTTTGAAATACACGACAGGTGAAAATACCTCTGACTGATAGGTGTATCCGGCAATTCTGCCGATATTTTTTGTAATGATAATATCTGATGCGGGTGAAGAGAAGATATTCATATTAACTCTTTTACCATATGGATTTGTAACTGACCATGTGATATTATCTGTAATAATACCTGTTGCAGTCTCCCTCTTATATGGAAGACTTAACCAGTCATATCCGGATGTTCCAATCTTAAGTTCACCCGGGATATATCCGGTTTCATCTTCAGAAAATATTCCATCCCCATTTATATCCAGGGTGGGCACTATTGCCAGTCCTGACGGCCGGAATACATTCCAGTACATTCTGTCAGAATTCCCGTCAAAATAATCAATAATAATAAAATAATCATTAAACGGGTAAATTATTGTCCTCTCATAATACACCGGAGGTGAAACTGAATAATAATCTGCCCACACATCTCCAATAACCTTAGATATCATCTCCTCCGCTCCCAGAGTACTTATCCATGAGGTCTCCACAATATTTTTGACATTTACGGGAGTAAGGACACCATTTACATTCCCTTTATAAACACCCCTTGATCTGCTGTCTGACCATTCAGAGACAGGATGTGGATTATCTGCATCTTCTAACGATATTCCGTTATGGTGATAAGCATACTGTCCGTAATACCTGTCAAGAACATACTTATTCTCTCCGGCATCAGCAAGCAGAAGATCCCCGCAACTGAAGTATTCAAATGACAGCTGATCATGATGAGCAGAATCGCGGTTACTATTGGTCCTGCCGTTAAATGTTACAAGAGAGAGCCAGTCTGAATCTTCCTCCCAGTTCTCCCTGAAAACCTGATAAGAGGACCCAGCATTCAGGTATGATTTCCATGGAGGAGGGGAGGACTTCATATTGTCGAAATTATCAGATACAATATAATAATAGAGATCAGGCATTTCACTATTCTCCGATGAATAAAGGAGAATGTTTTTAGCTTCCGTTTTTTTCAGGTAATCAAGAACTATCGCTTTATCCACGTCATCAAGAAGATTAAGAATACCCCTGTGATATGTCTTGAGTGTATTTCCGGAAGTGACACAGTTATTCATATAACCGTTTGGAAGAGTTTCCCATATTTCAGAAGTAACAATCTTTTTTGATAACGGATATTCCTCAAAAATATTCCTCCCATAATAGTGGCTATATATCTGAAACCACCACAGAAGACTTTCAATCACATAACTTTTATAGGCACCTAGATAATTTTTGCCTGAAACATTGTCAAAACCAAAATTAATAAGCGGTATGTTGTAGGAATGAAGTTTATCATCAATGAAGAGGTATTCGGTTCCTGTCTTAACCCACTCACCAGGCCCTGAATTCAGTGGAATATTGTCGGGATTAGTAAAATCAGATAAGACAACTCCGGCAACAGCAACATTGGGATATGCCTGACCATGATAATCTGAAAAAGATATATATTCAGTATTTCCACCGTTACTGTTCAGCTCATGATATGCAGAATCCACAAATGCAGCATATTTATTCCGGATAATTCTATCCATTTCTTCATCCAGATATGACTGTATCCAGTCGTAGGTAAGACCGTAGTCCCTTACGGCTGATGACCTTGACCATGGCTCCTGATCCCCAAGGTCAATATTAAACAGTGCCTCAGCTGCCTTCCCGGCGTATTTTTCATCACCTGTTATCTGATAGGCCAGACCAAGATCTCTTGCAAAACCTGCACGGTAAGATATCTTATCGTAATTCTGCCATTCAGGGACGGAAAAATCCATTTCAAGTGAATAATCTGCCCGGCTAATTATATAACTCTCCCAAGTATTCCAGGGTTCAGAACTCCTGTACTGATAGCCCGGGACTTCAGTAATATCATCAAAAATCAGACATGGATGATTAAGTTGTGCTTCGGATACCTGTACCTGGGAAAAAATAATTGTCAGTAATATTATTGGACATAATCTGAAGGATATTGGCAGATCTTTTTTTGAGTTCATAAATCGTTCACTCCGGATATAAAGACCATGCAGATATATCAGTATGCCATGAATTTTCTAAAGCCGGTTTGCCGGAGTACTCAATATGGCAGTATAGCAAATGATAAAATCCCTGAGGATAGTATTCAGTCTGCCTGCCCGAATACATAGTTAATCTTAAAGTATTCAACAGAATTTGTGGATGATAATATTACTTCCCACTCTTTATTCTAAGTCAAAAGCACAGATAAAGAATCAGGCATAGAATTAAAATATCAAAAATCTCAGAAAATCACTGTTGATAAACTTACATTTCCGATCCTTAAACATATGCATTACGTCAGGAATGTTTGACATGCAATAAAAATACAAAGAAAAAACAGTCATATTTAAGCCAGGAACAGTGAAAATGAAGAGAGCGGACAAATTATTATTCTACATTAAATCCGGAATTAACAGATTTTTTCCGCAGCAGGACAAGCTATCTGCCCTGCTGATATTATTCCTGATATTTGTCCTTACTATAGCCTACTTTATTCCTCTGCTATTCTTTGGAAGACCATTTGGAACTGATACTTATACCCATCTCTTCCATACAATGCAGATATATAATACCGATTCTTTGTTCAGTTTTTACGAAGAGGTTGGTAAAATAGTGTTTAATCCCGGTCTGAATGAAAACTCATATAATTATCCCTTTGGTTCATGGTTGTTTATTGCCGTAATCTCCAAAATATCAGGATTAAAACCAATATTAACAGCCGGAATTTTTTCAGCATTATATCTGGCTGTGATCATATCAACCTATTATGTATATTCCGGATCATTCCTGATGTACAAATGGCAGAAAATACTCTCAATTCTTTTTCTGCTTTCTATGCCCATAGCAGCTATATCACTTGAAACATTCAGACCTTCCGTATTTGTAATTCCTTTTTTGCTTCTCGCGTTTTACTTTGCCTATTCTGAAAAACTGAGTCTGAAAACTGTAGTAATTATCACATTGATGAGTATAACAATTGCTCTTTCCCATGCAGGTACTTTTATTTATTTAATGATCTTTTCTATCGTTTTTTTCCTTGCCGGATGCCTGTTCCAGGGTAAATTCTATAAAACAGTATATTTTATCCTTGCCTCATCATTTTTTGTATACTGGGTAACTGTGAGAGTATTCCCCCATCTACTACCGCAGTATGCAAACAAATCTTCAATGTTTATGATACCAGGCAATTTTATGGCTACTAAACTTCATATCTTCTTTGCAGATGACTTAAGCTATATATTATACAACAATATGTTTGTAAATGATGAATTTGTATATGCCTTAATTTACTCAGCACTCTTCTTTGCATTGGGACAGTTTCTGATCTACGTAAACAAATTTTTTATTCAAAAATATAATGAAATAAAAAAAAGCAGAAATTATGCTTTAATTCCGGCAAGCATATCCCATTCATCTCTGCTGATCCCTTTCTGGATAGGACCTGTACACACAATACTATCCTTTGCAGGTTTTTTCAGGCTGGATTCAAAAGGAAAATGCTTCATGATCTCACTCCTTGCAGTTACGGTATTACCCGCATGGATCAATGAAACAGAAGATATTGCCGGAGCAACGGGAGTACTAAGGGAAATTAATTACCTGATCCTTATAATTCCGGTCTCTGCTGTTCTGGGGTTTTCCAAAATTACAGAAATACTCCAGCAAAAGAAAAAAGGAGGCAGGTTTTTACTTCTTCTTCTGACCCTCGCGATAATCTCTTCAGCAATAATTATACCTCTGATTGGCAATGCTTATTACAATAACAAATTCTCAGGTGACGACTACATAATAAACGGTATGACCTGGCTTTCAGGAACCGGAAGTCCTGATGAAAAGGTTGTTGGAGTTGGTTACCGAAATATTCCAATATTTACAGAAAAACAGGACAGTACATACGGACTGATGCAGGGTTCAAGGACAAAAACCTTTACAAAAATATTGAACAGAGTTTATTTCTATGGAGATGGGAATCATGCCATGGAGCACTATACGCTCTTTGGAACCAGATACTACCTCCTGTCAGATAAACTGATATCCAATCTTCATGGCAAACCAGAGGACTTAACAATAGATCACAACATTGATCTTGACAGGATATATTCATGCCGGGATTTTGGAATTTACAGCCTTTCCCTCCAGTCCGGAAACACACTGATGCCTAACGAAGGTTATCATAAGAACAGTGGCCCTACCATAAATGAAATAGGATCTGGTTTTGAGATAAATACAGAGGCCTATAAAATATCTGTAGACAAATACAATCCAACAATAAAATATATCGGTGATAATTACCACAATCTCCTTCAGGAAGGGTCTATTAACGAAATGGCCTCCTTTTACTTTTATAGTACTGATGAACAGTTCAGTCCCTCACAATATTCATTCAACTCAGGTAATAATTATGAGATAAAAAGGGACAACAACCAGTTAATTTACAGAACTATAATAAAAAACAAAGACAGAATTAATATTTCAACCGCCGAGGTAAGATATACATTCTATCCTGAAATTATAAAAAGAGAATATATTATCTCAAATGACCGTATTGAAAATGAAGAAAGAGTCCCGATGCTGTTGTATTTTAACTCTGAATTTTTCTCGCCATCAAACAATTTTTTTTACTTTAATAACAATGAAAGATATGAAAAAACCATCTATCCTTCCCAGGATTGTGTAGAACTTGACGATAAATTTGAAAGGATATATATTTCCGAAGGGGACAGTGGCATATTCATTGATTATGAGGATACATCAGTTTATCCGGACTATCTATATTACAAGGGAATTATCTCCTGTGAATACAGCGTTATCGGGCTGAGGCAATATGAGATTGTAGAACCGGGAGCGTCAGTGCATATTACCCAGTACATATCAGCGGGCGCTGAAACAACTGCAGAAAGAAGAATAAATGAGCAGAACAGAGTTTCATTGCATCTCTACCCTGACGGAATTCTTCCACTTATATTCTGTAGTTACAATTCAGGAACAGTTCTTGCCGGACCCGGAGAATTCAGGGAAATTTCAACCAAAAACAGCAGTATAAAATTAACTGAAACTTTGGGGAGAACCCAAAAAGAGATTAATCTTAAGTCTCTGAAACAATACTCTGTAGAAAATACACCATATATAACCTCAATAATGATAAATGTACCATATTACAATTTAATAAATAATGAAGGACTCAGGCATCCACAAAATGTTTTGATTGACGGTGAAGAAACAGACATAATAATTTTGCCGATATCAAAGCCAGCAACAAATATTCTAAGCTTTACAAATAACTCTGAAAAATTTTTTGAAGACTGGGAAAAAGTCGCAGAAAGTGCTTCTGAAAATAATGACATGGCACTTTTCCTGATAACAGAAAGTGATATTTCAAACCAGATGAAATCCGGAAAAATGGACGAATTTCTGAATTATGCTGAAATTCTAGGTCTTTTCCCCGTTTCAGCAGATGAAACGGCCCGGCATTTCAGACTGATAGGAAACATAGAATATAATTTTGCAGAAGAAAATGATAAAATAACAATTACTGCAAGAAACAAAAATAATGAGGCAGTAAAAGGCTTAACATTCCGGATTAAAATGCCGGCAGTTAAAGATGGCAGTTACATTGCCCAAAACTCCAAAATTGTAAAGGAGCAGATATCAGGAGATCAGAAAATAATTTTTGTCAGTGTAAATCTTGAACCCGGGGAGTCAAAAAAGATCAGTATATTACCTGATTTTGAGAGAAAAAAACTCTTAGCGGAAATTAGTGGATGCCTGGGGGAGGGAGAGGCAAAAATAAAAATAACTGATGATAAAGGAGAGGAAATTGATAAAGCCACAGTAATTATAGACTCTGAAATCTACTACACTGACGAAAACGGAATTATTGAAGTATTCCTCAGAAGGGGAGAACACAAAATAATTGTTAAAAAAGCCGGTTATACAATGTACAGTTACGAGTTTGTTGTAACTGACAGAATATCGGCAATTCTTGGAATAGTATAATTATAGTAATAATAAGTCCTTTAATCAGGATTGAACCTGAATTTTCGTCACAGAATGATAAAAACATCATAGAGATTATTAAAACCGGTGAAATAAATGGAAATTAAATTGTGCAATGATAATCTTTCAGATATATGGGATAAATCCGTATTATCATCAGAGTATGGCACTATCTTTCATAAATGGAATTTTTTGAGGATTGCAGAAAAATATTCAGGCTCCAGTCTGCTTGGACTGATGATATATCAGGGAACTGAGCTTAAGGCAATATATCCGGTTTTCCTGAAAAATAGGTCCGCATTTAATATTGCAATGTCGCCGGTTTCAAGATCATTTATGTATTATCTCGGACCGCTCTTTGTAGATTATGAAAACCTTAAGCAGAGAAAAAAAGAGACCAGATTCATCAATGTACAACAGATAGTTGACGAATTATTATTTTCTGAACTTGGGTGCAGATATGCAAGAATCAGACTTGTACCCGGTTATTATGATTCAAGACCACTTTCATGGTCAGGGTACGATGTAAAACCATTATACACCACCAGAATTGATCTGAAAAGGGATATTGATGATATATGGAATGATTTTGATAAAAGAATAAAGGGAACAATAAAAAAAGCCGACAGTAACGGTATTCAGGTTAATCTTGGTGACTTGGAAGATATGAGGTATATATTTC
The sequence above is a segment of the Methanoplanus limicola DSM 2279 genome. Coding sequences within it:
- a CDS encoding glycosyltransferase family protein, with amino-acid sequence MKRADKLLFYIKSGINRFFPQQDKLSALLILFLIFVLTIAYFIPLLFFGRPFGTDTYTHLFHTMQIYNTDSLFSFYEEVGKIVFNPGLNENSYNYPFGSWLFIAVISKISGLKPILTAGIFSALYLAVIISTYYVYSGSFLMYKWQKILSILFLLSMPIAAISLETFRPSVFVIPFLLLAFYFAYSEKLSLKTVVIITLMSITIALSHAGTFIYLMIFSIVFFLAGCLFQGKFYKTVYFILASSFFVYWVTVRVFPHLLPQYANKSSMFMIPGNFMATKLHIFFADDLSYILYNNMFVNDEFVYALIYSALFFALGQFLIYVNKFFIQKYNEIKKSRNYALIPASISHSSLLIPFWIGPVHTILSFAGFFRLDSKGKCFMISLLAVTVLPAWINETEDIAGATGVLREINYLILIIPVSAVLGFSKITEILQQKKKGGRFLLLLLTLAIISSAIIIPLIGNAYYNNKFSGDDYIINGMTWLSGTGSPDEKVVGVGYRNIPIFTEKQDSTYGLMQGSRTKTFTKILNRVYFYGDGNHAMEHYTLFGTRYYLLSDKLISNLHGKPEDLTIDHNIDLDRIYSCRDFGIYSLSLQSGNTLMPNEGYHKNSGPTINEIGSGFEINTEAYKISVDKYNPTIKYIGDNYHNLLQEGSINEMASFYFYSTDEQFSPSQYSFNSGNNYEIKRDNNQLIYRTIIKNKDRINISTAEVRYTFYPEIIKREYIISNDRIENEERVPMLLYFNSEFFSPSNNFFYFNNNERYEKTIYPSQDCVELDDKFERIYISEGDSGIFIDYEDTSVYPDYLYYKGIISCEYSVIGLRQYEIVEPGASVHITQYISAGAETTAERRINEQNRVSLHLYPDGILPLIFCSYNSGTVLAGPGEFREISTKNSSIKLTETLGRTQKEINLKSLKQYSVENTPYITSIMINVPYYNLINNEGLRHPQNVLIDGEETDIIILPISKPATNILSFTNNSEKFFEDWEKVAESASENNDMALFLITESDISNQMKSGKMDEFLNYAEILGLFPVSADETARHFRLIGNIEYNFAEENDKITITARNKNNEAVKGLTFRIKMPAVKDGSYIAQNSKIVKEQISGDQKIIFVSVNLEPGESKKISILPDFERKKLLAEISGCLGEGEAKIKITDDKGEEIDKATVIIDSEIYYTDENGIIEVFLRRGEHKIIVKKAGYTMYSYEFVVTDRISAILGIV
- a CDS encoding GNAT family N-acetyltransferase, giving the protein MEIKLCNDNLSDIWDKSVLSSEYGTIFHKWNFLRIAEKYSGSSLLGLMIYQGTELKAIYPVFLKNRSAFNIAMSPVSRSFMYYLGPLFVDYENLKQRKKETRFINVQQIVDELLFSELGCRYARIRLVPGYYDSRPLSWSGYDVKPLYTTRIDLKRDIDDIWNDFDKRIKGTIKKADSNGIQVNLGDLEDMRYIFQSLSERLKDQNLRPSGNWEFIYEIYNEYNNKNLNVFIAKENKKRIGGIISLYFKGIFFLWIGTLKNPGCSISPNELLVWESLKWAKEHGLKYFENMDSGSDPRLRFFKSKFNPEPVIWHSAEKYSPKYLKYLGQVYNKTN